ataattaTTCACTATTCTGCTCTGTTCCTTGTTTTGgtaaatttcagaaaataaatagtaaaatcacagaggcaaggagtattaatttacatattatttGTAAGAAAACTGATCAGTACTGCAAATATatctgctttaaaaaatatttttatgaatgCTAATTTTACTCTCCTTTTGATATCATAATTTATAATTTATCataatttacagatatttgcagttgTCTTGTTGTTATTGGCATTTTTCACAGGTTTTGTATTCCACCCTTATGGCCagattttcaggttgtttttcttgtttcagaGCAGCTTATTTGCTGCTTTGTAGTTTAAAAAACTAAAGTGCTGCTCCATTGAATCCACATTAAGCCtaataaaaaagtgcatttttaggGACTGCCAAAAATATGATTATTAGCACACAGTAATTTTCAGGTGATCTGTTATGTTTGTTGAATGGAATGTTGCCAAATTGTTGAGGAAATTCAGACATTGTATGTGGAAAAGGTGAAACTGATTACTTTCTAAAGCAACTGCATGATCTGTTTGATTGCTGTGCCATCCTCAGAATAAGACAAATTCATCCAGCAAGAAAACACTTTTACCACTTTTATCTGTTTACTACATCTACTTCCTGCTACATCAAAACAGTGCACCATGACCTTCAAACATGCACTATTTGCACATATGAGTTGTGCAAATAATGAGTGCTGTGCTGAAGCTGACTTCTTTCCTCTAGCTACATTTCTGATattattgcatcatttgtttttgtatacTGTCTTTCCCTATTATGTTATCACAAAGctttaatttcacaaacaggCAACAAAAGACGAGTATCATGTGCAATGGAAAGCTGTGTCCTGTTGTTGCTGTTACCATCTTTTCATCAGCAGGCTGCACACCATAATGTTTTATGTCAAATATGTGCAAAACAAAACGTGTGTTTGATCAAGCTAAATTCTgtgctcattttctgtcttgggATACTGTTACAGCTCCCCTGCAGCTCTCTGTCCAGAAAGAGGATGTTCCCTTTGAGCAGGATCACCGTGAAAAGAGGATGGACCAGTGCGAGGATGATCGAGAACCCCCGCACATAAAAGAAGAACAGGAGGTGGAACCGTTGACAGCCCAGGCATGTGAAAAGCAGGAAGAAACAGACACCAAAGACTCtatgtttaatataatttatgtAGCGAGAAGTGATGAGGAAGGAAGACGCTCACCACATCAAAACcaaatagttaaaaataaagAGGGCGACCTTTTGCCTGGTAGCTCATCTCAACCTGTTAAAGAAGATGCACCAGAGCCAACCAGTGACTGTCAGATGAGTGAAGGAAGTGATGACGACTGGAGAGACGATGGAGGACTTCACTCTGACGTAAACAAGAACAAACCACAGAGAGCTGGTGAGACAGTCGACAGGCCGTACACCTGTAGCGTTTGTAGCAAGAATTTCAGGATTAAATCCATTCTGACCCGCCACATGAAGACACACACAGGGGAGAAGCCGTACAGCTGCGGCGTTTGTGGTAAAAGCTTCATCCAGCGCTCCTATCTGCAGACTCACATGAACTCTCACTCTGGACAGAAACCGTACAGGTGCAGTTTCTGTGGCAGAGGATTCACACAGGTCGGAAACATGAACGCCCACATACGAAtccacacaggagagaaaccgCACAGCTGTACTGACTGCGGCAAAAGCTTCAGAGAGAAAGCTGACCTCATCAagcacacaataatacacaccgGTGAGAAGCCATATAGTTGCACTGTGTGTCATATGAAATTCAGCGCCCAGTCGAATCTGACCCGCCACATGAAGACTCACTCGGGGGAGAGACCTTATAGTTGCACTGcttgtggaaaaaaattcatccgGCGCTCTCATTTAATCATTCATATGAAGACTCACACAGCAGAGAATCAGTagtttattagattttttttggtagAGTGAATGAGGACACACATTACATGAAgcataaatgactcaaaacttgtacTGAACAGTTTCTTAGTTCTTGCTATGTTATAATAAAAGATGAAAGTTTAAAATTATCTCCAGGTGATTTCAATTAGCAGCTGTTAAATCAGTAAAGTAGGCATTAAGACGGCATTTTTATGTTCTCCAAAATCATCAGTTTGTCCAGTGGTCCTGGgtgatacattttatttgttgtcaAAACATCCCATGAAAAGAGCAACACAAAGGGCACTTATTTCCTACTGAAGAAAGAAATCTTTAATATTCACTTACAATTTGGATAATTTTTATTACAAAAGGGGTATTGTAGTTTTTGTGACTATTTCTCAAGAGTAAATTGTGCAATTGTAGGaattttggggggatttttagTGAGGAAGATGAATTTGGGATTTATGTCTAATAAAGTACAATGTGTGTGTTCACTGTAGAACATGTAACCAGGGCAACTGTGGGTTGTCAGACAACAGCTCATCTCTGTAGTGCAGAGGAATACCATATATCTGCCTTTGTCTACAAAGACAACACTTAGAAGCATCAGTTAAATGTTTGATCACTTATAAGACTGATCCAGAAAATATGGCTGATCTTGGGACGATTTTTACCCAACATGTTCAGCCAACAGTTTCCTTTTGAATGAAGAAATTCTCAGGGTTTATTACAATGATGGGATCTGGAATCTGTAGAGATGGCCGATAGGATTATCCAAAGCAGAATGTGGATAATCAAACACTTATTAAATCTCTTCACTTTGGCAGCATAAAGTGACAGATTCTATAAAACACTGAACAGAGAGCAGAGCCCAGAGTGTGGTTTTACACACTTCCCTTTTGCCAGTAATGTCTAAACAAAGCTGGTATCAAACCCCCTACTAGAATACAGAGATTCTTATACGTCTTTCTGGAATTTTTAATTGACAAATCCtttttttaagcatattttggtttgtttgtatgtggttttttttgtttgtttttataaaccATAGGTCTGTGTTTAAGAATGACATGTCAAAGCCATCTGTGATTTATTATGTAACTCTAGGAGTGTTTTTGTTCATgcatgtacttttttttaacctaccTAAAGAAAGAGTGAACTGCcaatttttttcagttcttcaACTTTAAATGTACGATAGAAGAGTTGCGTGTGTAAGAAGCTGACCACAAGCAAACAAAATTAAAGAATTTCTAAATTAAATGCAGTACCAAAAGAAATCATAACCCATCATCATGTTTTGATTAGATAATGATTTATCATTGTTAGTGACCCCTCACTATGGATTCATTGTCATCCTGGGGGAGACTTCTTCTATCAGCATCGAAATGTTTTATCACAGGATGAAGGTGATCACTTGGAACGACTTTGTACTGATTTACAGCAATTATTTAAGGGACAAGTAGACCAAAACCACATCAGTAAAATCTTCCTACAGCACAAGATACAACTGATAGCTTCACTGTAGGGTCGATGCATCCCATCTATAAGTTACAGGAAGAGCTATCAGGGGCGAAGCTGAAAACAAAGACAGGTGTGTCGGCTgattaaatgtttgatttacATTAGCTTAATTTTTATGGTCctataaaaatatttcaaagtcCTCATTAAGGACAAATAATGAACTAAGAATATGAGCTGCAGACTGATCCACAGctattttttctctccttttgttttaattatttttattttgctttttttatcaGAAAAACTGACACATCTTAACATATTCAACAATCTACTTGAGGAAATAAGGTTTGTAGAGCGTAGAGCGTATATTCAGCTTAAACATCATAACATACTGTTGTTGAGGTGATTTGGTCCCTCCAAGTGTGACAGTTCAGTTCCAGTTAGCTCCttcataaaaaatatttcatatttgttattgttgtcatggtgattAAATTTGTCTTCTGGGTTTAAAAACTTGTAAATAGTGATCTGACATCTGCTGCACATGACTGAGAAAAAGTCATGAGAAAGGTTgaacatatatgtatatatatatatatatgtatatatatgtatgtagagagagagagagagagagagagctgttttgtgttttgtttgatagtattttatgtgttattttatttgatttacaGCAGAATGAAAAAAAGAGTATTTTCTGGGGAACAaaaatcatctgaaaaaaaattgattaactgattaatttattcttattgtttgatatttaataataaatttatttaatagtagtatttttttaattgaataaagACACATTCCATACTCTTATTAGCTAATAAGCTCATGACCGCTCCTGCAAACATGTAGGAACACGTCTTTTTTAAGTTAATGCATCTACTTGTTTtcttaatttatgttttttcatGCGTTTcattatcaaaaaatgaaaatttctgCATCCAAGTCCTTATTATGTAAACTGGATGTGATTCAAGCGCAGGCTCTGAGGGTTTGTAGTGGGGCAGTCAAAACATCACCGGTTCCTGCTCTACAGGTGGAAGTGGGAGAGATGCCTCTGGAAATTAGGAGAAGGCAGATAATAGCTAACTACTGGGCTAACTTGCAAGGACACAATCAGTCTCATCTGACAAAGGGAGTTTTGCAGGGGTTCTGGGAGAGTGAAAGGAGCCGGAGGCAAAACTTTGCAAAAGAAGCAAATAACATTGCAAAAGAATTTGGAATACTTAACCTCAAAGTTAGTCCTACGGTAGTCTATCCAGGTGTGGCCCCATGGATGCTAGTGTGGCCTGAGGTTGATTGGGGTCTATTAGAGGCTAAGAGGAGGGGGAAAGGCATGGTTGATTTGGTTGGTGAGTTTAAGTGTCACATATTAACAAAGTACAGCAATTTTACTTGCATATACACAGATGGGGCAAAGCAACCTGAGACAGGGGTGACAGGATTCGGGGTAACAGTCCCGGAAAGAGGAATTGGGATCAACAGAAGAACATCTAATAATCTTTCAGTATACACAGTGGAAATGGTGGCGGTTTTGGTTGCACTACAGTGGGTGGAGAAGACCGGTCTAGGAAAGGCATTAGTGTGTTCAGATTCATCATCAGTGCTAGCAAGCCTCAGGTCTTTTCATTCAAACAGCCGTCAGGACATCCTATATTCAGCTCTTGAGTCACTAACAAGAATTGTTCACCAGGGGGGTCAGGTAAAGTTTCTGTGGGTACCAGCACATGTAGGGGTGAGGGGGAATGAGAGGGCTGATGATCTGGCCAAGAGAGCTTTACTGAAAAGGAAAATAGAAATGCGTCTGAGGATCagcaagaaagaaatcaaaagtaTTATCTGGGAAAAAAGCAACTCAGTGTGGCAAGAAAGGTGGGATGGAGAGAAGAAAGGGAGGCACCTGTATCAGGTACAAAAGAGCGTCAGAGGTGGGAGGGTGAGTAGTGGAtacaggagggaggagagtgtGATGACCAGGTTAAGGTTGGGGCATAGTGcactaaataaaacactgaaactgattggGAAGCACCAGACTGGTTTATGTGAGGGTtgtcaggaggaggaagagtcgGTGGAACATGTAGTTCTGAGGTGTAGAAGATATGAGGTGCAGAGAGGGGAGCTGATGGATAGGATAAAGGAGTTAGGGGTGCAGGAATTTACACTGAAAGAGTTGCTAAGTATGGAAGAGAGGGCACAGGTTAGGGCACTGATGGATTTTTTAAAGGGGACCGGGGTTTATAATAGAATATGATGGTTAGGTAGGGATAATGATAGGAATAAGGGGTGGTAGTTGGCTTGGGTGTGGAGAGTGCAAGttagaggttttttttgttgttgtttatttgtttgtttgggtttttgtttggtctttgtagtgtgtgtttgtagatttGATAGTTTGAACTAGGTCGGGTAAAGTCTGTAAGTCTACTGTCTGGTCCACACTCCGGAacagaaggtggcggtaatgcaccaagaagctggatgccaaccgccgtaaaacaagaagaagaagaagaagaagaaaaaaaaaaatgaaaaaaaaaaatcaggcggAACTGCGCTGACGTCATTTCCGTTGCGCGAAGCTGAAAATTTGGCGCCGCGGTTTGTCttgaacaaaacactgaaagaaaTAGCGTAAACATGGGAACTACCGTCGAAAGGATAATTCCCGGAGCTCAACCGCTGTTGTAGCTTTGCTTATAAAAACAGAACCGCTGTCTGTCACTTGCTCAGACGGTTGACGGTCTCCTGGTTCCGGAGATGCAGATGTAACGTTAGCTGGAGCTGCTCAGGTTAGCTTAACCTGAAAACTCACTGATAACAAGCAGCTCGATCAACTTTTCTGGTCGAATAACAATTTAATACGAACGTCGGGCTGCTGCTTAACAACAGTCATCATGAACaggatgaaaatgaagaaatccAAGGTAAGATGTCGTTAAGTAACAACAGTAACCGTTAAAATTTGACACCTGCCAtcgttttgttttctctttgtttccttCATGTCTGACTGATTGCATTGGTTGTTACACTACCGAATTCATTTCTTCTGAACCCACCTGTGCGGTAGTCtttaatttttctgtcttttcttttcctggGCAAAGCTGTAATAGATCATGGAGTCTTAGGTGGcctttaatttagattttattgtATTCTATCTGTCTTATCACAgtctttttgttattctgttatTCTGCTTGTATGAAATTTTGCTTTTGCAGTCTCTGGTGTTTctgaattgtttttatttatgataGTGTTTCCTCAGTCCCAGTTTTGcacacatttacatatttaaatgcACAAGTTCTCACTGAATTATTTGTTTTCGGATCAAGATTTTCTGCAGCTGTTATCAACATCTCTTACACCTTCAACACTGGATGGAGTTAGCAGTATcactgattttttattttttttgcatccttCAAAATTAGATCCATTTTTATAATGGGGAAACTGTTAATCATACATCATTgaagttatatatatattttaaaaatccatttgaGTTATTTTACTAACTATTCCTTTTACCAAATTAACGATCTAGGGGGAAAACGTGccatattttgaaaataaaaaagaaaagattttgaAAGATTGAAACTCAAAtgttaaataaacacataagtGAACAAAAATGTTGAGGTTCAAATTTAGTGTTGCAaagcttggatttttttttttttttgctagatTGAAGCAAATTTGTGAAGGCTTCAGTAATATATTGATAGGCTGCATTCACTTCTTCAAATCCAGCCACTTTTATTTTTCTAgatgaaagtgtttttaatacatttacTTCTACATGGCATGGCTTTCACAGAAGTAAGATTTTCAGCGGATTACTGATATTCTCACCTTGATATGTGACTTTCGCATAACTATAGTTGTCAGTGGCTCGTCAGGTAATTATTTGACGTATGTGTGCAGCAGTGCAACTAGAGGCCAAACTGCTAATAtacaataaagtttattcacTCAGTCCTTTACTGAAATGTTAAACGTTTCGACCTTTGAAAGAAGATGATCTGTTGAGCATAGTGTTTTCTCTCAGACAACAAACAAATGGTACCTCTGACATGTtggtacatttttgtttttgtggtttctgtCAGGTATCTGAAGGGAAACTTGGACAGCAGAAGAACATCTTGTCCTTCCTTTCCTCCAAAAACCAAAAGGTAGTGGGTAAACTGTACATTTTTTGGTCCCAGTGTCTTTGTGGCCTTTACAGGGATGTCGGAGTCTAAATATTATTGCTTCTGCTATTATTGAGATAATTTAGGGCAATGTGCATATTGTGATTAATCATACATTCAAATGCATTTTAGCTTTCAAAAATTTTAGGTTAAAACAACTAGCACTTTTGTAACTGTAAATCTTTGTACTACAGCCTTTAAGATTAggtaaagactgaaaacaactcAGCACAGTTCATTTTACATCTATCAAgtgtcattttattgttgtttttctacagCAAGACCTTACATGTCTGTAGGATTGTACATATCCACTTGGAGAGATgagtgaaatgacaaaaaagacacattttcagaGTGTGAGATGAATGCATAAAACTGCAGATAAATTATATAcctgcagtttttttctttttctctgttctcCTGTTATTCAATTGTATTTCTCCCTGATGTACACAAATGATTACTTACTAATATTTGCTTTAGTTACTTACTAATATCTGCTTTAAGTTTTGTATTCAAATACTAATTTGTTGCTTGCAGGACTTTTCATCTTCCCCAAAAGTTACTGGCTCTACACAAACCAAGAATGAACCCCAGATCAAAGATGTTGGAAGCTCTCTGTTCAGACCCTATTCCCCGTTGAAGAGGAATGTCCTTGGGGATCTTGAAAACCTTCTTCCCTCCCCACCAGATCTTCTCCTCTCTGTGCCTGAAACTCCCAACAGTCAGATCAGGCTTGCTTGCTCTCCTTCCACCAGAGAGGCAGGTCTATGGAGCCCGGAGCCCAGCAGAGAGGCGGCATTCTCCTCAAAGCTCGCCCAAGCATCCCCTATCTGTCGCAGTCCCCGCTCCAAAGGACGGAGTGTAAGGAGACGGGAAGATGGATGGTCTGGCTCCATTAAAAGACTCCTCAGCCCTAAGGAAGAGTCAAACCATGCCAAGAGACCAAGAACTACTAATccaccaccaacaacaaccgTGATCAACCCCACAGGTAGCAGCGTAAAAGGAACCAGAGCTGTGATTGACCTCATAAAGATACCACAGTTATTTAGTGACCAATCAGTAGATCAGTCTGAGAGGTTGATAGTTCACTGCCGAGACACTGAAGTGGTCCTCAGTGACGACACGAATGTAACCGTGTCACTGACGTCGGGTTTTTGCCAGGCTTTAggggaaaagagaaaacatgagGAGGAACAAGACAAGAAAGATTCTCGTTTTACCATGATAACAGAGCAGAAAGTATCTGAGGTAAAAACTAAAGGATATCTACACATTGGTCTGGACAAGGACACTGATGGTCTTACTGCTGATGTGCATCAACCCAGAGCACAAACTCTTACACCTGCACCAAAAGACGGAGAGGATGAcctaaatgaaaaagaaactaCACCAGTGTCAGATGGAAACAGGGACGAAGCTGCAGGAGGTACAGATACAACATTTCAATGATCTTCTCTACTTATTGTGATTAGTTTTACCAAAGCTGCATATTTTctgataaataacaaaaaatgcatttaaactaGATTTGTGATTATTTCGAAACAGTGTGACCATTAGTGTGTGTTGCAAGATAAAACTGACAAATTCAAATTTGTACTTTGTTCTGCTCatcatttttcttcctctttaagAAATGTTGTGGTTCTTGATGTATTGTTACCGTTTTTCTGTAGTATGTTGTACTGATATCAGCGTTCGCTTTAAGAATAACTAGAATTAATCAGTCTTCCATGTCAAAGCTCTTCTTTGCCCTTCTTGAACACATTTTTCCATGTAATGACGTGGAATTCAAAAATTGCTACACGACCCTTTTATGTGTGGTCAGTCACTTTGCATAAATGTTGTGctaaaggagaaaacaaaaaaaaacgattTAAGCTGTTTCACAGTATTCACTGTCATATTCTCGTGTTTCGTCAGTACATCACACTTTGATTCTATTTGGTTTCAGATCTTGCTAACttgcctttttgtgttgcttttgatTTTATACCGAAAACACAGCAACGACGTCTGCATGTCCCATAGAAGAGGTGTTGGATGAGGGCTGGTTTGCAGAGCAGATGGAACATAATGAAGATCGTGCAACAGAGGATAAAGATAAAAAACCCCGGTGAGAAAGTGGGTTTGTGGAGAAAGGGCATGAACACA
This genomic interval from Acanthochromis polyacanthus isolate Apoly-LR-REF ecotype Palm Island chromosome 2, KAUST_Apoly_ChrSc, whole genome shotgun sequence contains the following:
- the LOC110950766 gene encoding zinc finger protein 32-like, coding for MFKTEKLKALVNDRLKAAAEEIFILFERTIREYEEEVFGSSRQMEQQRRTAGWRAPLQLSVQKEDVPFEQDHREKRMDQCEDDREPPHIKEEQEVEPLTAQACEKQEETDTKDSMFNIIYVARSDEEGRRSPHQNQIVKNKEGDLLPGSSSQPVKEDAPEPTSDCQMSEGSDDDWRDDGGLHSDVNKNKPQRAGETVDRPYTCSVCSKNFRIKSILTRHMKTHTGEKPYSCGVCGKSFIQRSYLQTHMNSHSGQKPYRCSFCGRGFTQVGNMNAHIRIHTGEKPHSCTDCGKSFREKADLIKHTIIHTGEKPYSCTVCHMKFSAQSNLTRHMKTHSGERPYSCTACGKKFIRRSHLIIHMKTHTAENQ